From one Nothobranchius furzeri strain GRZ-AD chromosome 2, NfurGRZ-RIMD1, whole genome shotgun sequence genomic stretch:
- the LOC139061585 gene encoding uncharacterized protein isoform X1 — protein sequence MTRKLSRKVRVLYFGDIVNMAALESHTNLITSLFNTGLTHAQIAYTLQQMNILPCSEMSVRRFCARHGLKRKRQVSDQALERAVAGSIYETGPSYGRKFMTGYLSSMGLHAGEVRVGRILRELHQPYHEFRREGARNLNPVPYHAEYMGHKLHLDQNEKLVMFGVTHVLAVDGYSSKIVAHSTMPVKNNLVIYEEIYRPAVMNHGLWDQVRVDHGREFYLCLYMQEKLSQHRCNLSRPPYLQTTSTRNLRVERLWPEVNNRVNYPLKQALVHLLDQEAVSLEDNLTRFCISNLTCQVSQIGLNRVVQSWNAHRIPGRGIPNELSEDRCLTEVSEELLPCASVVANMYEQDLGSSLTWVSTFGTDPFSSEEDRIHAEQDFAIDYPDMSLLFNHVVNGDHTPFQDALISLMNVTERYV from the exons ATGACCCGGAAGTTGAGTAGAAAAGTGCGGGTACTCTATTTTGGTGACATCGTCAACATGGCAGCACTAGAATCACACACTAATTTGATTACGAGTTTATTCAACACCGGTTTGACACACGCACAAATCGCCTACACGCTGCAGCAGATGAACATCCTACCGTGCTCAGAAATGAGCGTCAGAAGATTCTGTGCTCGGCATGGGCTAAAGAGAAAAAGACAAGTGTCGGACCAGGCATTAGAGCGAGCTGTGGCTGGATCGATATACGAA ACTGGACCCTCATATGGCCGTAAGTTCATGACTGGCTATCTGTCATCAATGGGGCTGCATGCAGGAGAAGTTCGGGTTGGAAGAATCCTAAGGGAGCTCCATCAGCCATACCATGAATTCCGGCGTGAG GGTGCTCGAAATTTGAATCCAGTTCCCTATCATGCCGAATATATGGGTCATAAACTACATCTGGACCAAAATGAAAAGCTGGTGATGTTTGGTGTGACGCACGTGTTGGCCGTTGATGGCTACAGCAGCAAGATTGTTGCACATTCCACCATGCCAGTAAAAAACAACCTCGTCATTTATGAGGAAATATACAG ACCTGCAGTCATGAACCATGGTTTGTGGGATCAAGTCAGGGTTGACCATGGCAGAGAGTTTTATCTGTGTCTTTACATGCAAGAAAAACTGTCGCAACATAGGTGCAACCTCAGCAGGCCACCATACCTCCAAACCACATCAACAAGG AACCTTCGAGTGGAAAGGTTGTGGCCAGAGGTGAACAATCGTGTTAACTACCCCCTGAAACAGGCTTTGGTGCACCTGCTGGACCAGGAAGCTGTGAGCCTGGAGGACAACCTGACTAGATTCTGCATATCAAATTTGACATGTCAAGTAAGCCAAATAGGACTTAACCGAGTTGTTCAGTCATGGAATGCACACAGGATCCCAG GCCGTGGGATACCCAATGAACTGTCAGAAGACCGCTGTCTTACTGAAGTCTCTGAGGAGCTGCTGCCATGTGCCTCTGTTGTTGCAAACATGTATGAGCAGGACTTGGGATCCTCACTTACTTGGGTGTCTACTTTTGGAACAGACCCGTTTTCATCTGAAGAGGACAGAATCCATGCAGAGCAGGACTTTGCAATTGACTACCCTGACATGTCTCTTCTTTTTAATCACGTGGTTAATGGTGACCATACTCCTTTCCAGGATGCATTGATCTCCTTAATGAATGTGACTGAAAGATATGTCTGA
- the LOC139061585 gene encoding uncharacterized protein isoform X2 has product MTRKLSRKVRVLYFGDIVNMAALESHTNLITSLFNTGLTHAQIAYTLQQMNILPCSEMSVRRFCARHGLKRKRQVSDQALERAVAGSIYETGPSYGRKFMTGYLSSMGLHAGEVRVGRILRELHQPYHEFRREGARNLNPVPYHAEYMGHKLHLDQNEKLVMFGVTHVLAVDGYSSKIVAHSTMPVKNNLVIYEEIYRPAVMNHGLWDQVRVDHGREFYLCLYMQEKLSQHRCNLSRPPYLQTTSTRNLRVERLWPEVNNRVNYPLKQALVHLLDQEAVSLEDNLTRFCISNLTCQAVGYPMNCQKTAVLLKSLRSCCHVPLLLQTCMSRTWDPHLLGCLLLEQTRFHLKRTESMQSRTLQLTTLTCLFFLITWLMVTILLSRMH; this is encoded by the exons ATGACCCGGAAGTTGAGTAGAAAAGTGCGGGTACTCTATTTTGGTGACATCGTCAACATGGCAGCACTAGAATCACACACTAATTTGATTACGAGTTTATTCAACACCGGTTTGACACACGCACAAATCGCCTACACGCTGCAGCAGATGAACATCCTACCGTGCTCAGAAATGAGCGTCAGAAGATTCTGTGCTCGGCATGGGCTAAAGAGAAAAAGACAAGTGTCGGACCAGGCATTAGAGCGAGCTGTGGCTGGATCGATATACGAA ACTGGACCCTCATATGGCCGTAAGTTCATGACTGGCTATCTGTCATCAATGGGGCTGCATGCAGGAGAAGTTCGGGTTGGAAGAATCCTAAGGGAGCTCCATCAGCCATACCATGAATTCCGGCGTGAG GGTGCTCGAAATTTGAATCCAGTTCCCTATCATGCCGAATATATGGGTCATAAACTACATCTGGACCAAAATGAAAAGCTGGTGATGTTTGGTGTGACGCACGTGTTGGCCGTTGATGGCTACAGCAGCAAGATTGTTGCACATTCCACCATGCCAGTAAAAAACAACCTCGTCATTTATGAGGAAATATACAG ACCTGCAGTCATGAACCATGGTTTGTGGGATCAAGTCAGGGTTGACCATGGCAGAGAGTTTTATCTGTGTCTTTACATGCAAGAAAAACTGTCGCAACATAGGTGCAACCTCAGCAGGCCACCATACCTCCAAACCACATCAACAAGG AACCTTCGAGTGGAAAGGTTGTGGCCAGAGGTGAACAATCGTGTTAACTACCCCCTGAAACAGGCTTTGGTGCACCTGCTGGACCAGGAAGCTGTGAGCCTGGAGGACAACCTGACTAGATTCTGCATATCAAATTTGACATGTCAA GCCGTGGGATACCCAATGAACTGTCAGAAGACCGCTGTCTTACTGAAGTCTCTGAGGAGCTGCTGCCATGTGCCTCTGTTGTTGCAAACATGTATGAGCAGGACTTGGGATCCTCACTTACTTGGGTGTCTACTTTTGGAACAGACCCGTTTTCATCTGAAGAGGACAGAATCCATGCAGAGCAGGACTTTGCAATTGACTACCCTGACATGTCTCTTCTTTTTAATCACGTGGTTAATGGTGACCATACTCCTTTCCAGGATGCATTGA
- the LOC107374364 gene encoding uncharacterized protein, which yields MDSYVLFKGTKRLTLKEEDMTTEKISRIFQVHCTSLYITDDSNVAIFPGNDGRFSTLDLLVRGHYEVHGEGMEESSSVPASYNPTRFSFHRPQSTAGASTSSARPSPRVTVAKTFQRTIFIAELVDGRLETSKTLTVRFSEFEASVVGITRKVNEALEQEELIILTDGQGNKILETEGTRGSAFWKQNARKVLAVREEDFLQLQGSKKRKLSRRDDNGLDAVYDQIEEVILAAQGLREVSTTIRELTELANSNRSTAVSLRAADAAAVKDAFACVVCKGPVVEPIVATCCQSLIGCLTCTEEWKKNSAFCPKCRADEFGINTVSHWTL from the exons ATGGACAGTTATGTGTTGTTCAAAGGAACAAAACGGCTGACTCTAAAGGAAGAAGACATGACGACCGAAAAGATAAGCAGAATCTTCCAG GTTCATTGCACCAGTCTGTATATTACTGATGACAGCAATGTAGCCATTTTTCCTGGTAATGACGGACGCTTCAGTACATTGGACCTCTTAGTGAGAGGGCATTACGAAGTTCATGGAGAAGGCATGGAGGAGTCATCAAGCGTGCCTGCATCTTACAACCCCACTCGCTTCTCCTTCCACCGACCACAGAGTACTGCTGGAGCTTCCACTTCGTCTGCAAGACCATCTCCTAGAGTGACTGTTGCAAAAACATTCCAAAG GACTATCTTCATTGCTGAACTTGTTGATGGCAGATTGGAAACAAGCAAGACCCTGACGGTGCGTTTCTCTGAGTTTGAAGCTTCTGTAGTGGGCATCACCAGAAAAGTCAACGAGGCCCTTGAACAAGAGGAGTTAATTATCCTTACTGATGGTCAGGGAAACAAAATCTTGGAAACGGAAGGAACCAGag GATCAGCATTTTGGAAGCAAAATGCAAGGAAAGTCTTGGCTGTGAGAGAGGAAGACTTCTTGCAGTTACAAGGAAGTAAAAAGAGGAAACTGAG CCGGCGAGATGATAATGGCCTTGATGCTGTGTACGATCAAATTGAGGAGGTCATTTTGGCAGCACAGGGGCTTCGAGAAGTGTCGACTACTATCCGGGAACTGACGGAGCTGGCTAATTCCAACCGCAGCACAGCAGTGTCCCTGAGAGCAGCCGATGCAGCAGCTGTTAAAGATGCCTTTGCCTGTGTTGTCTGCAAAG GCCCTGTGGTTGAGCCCATTGTTGCAACATGCTGCCAAAGCCTTATTGGCTGCCTGACTTGCACTGAAGAGTGGAAGAAAAATTCTGCGTTTTGCCCAAAATGTCGAGCAGACGAGTTTGGCATCAACACAGTAAGTCACTGGACTCTCTGA